A genomic window from Phoenix dactylifera cultivar Barhee BC4 unplaced genomic scaffold, palm_55x_up_171113_PBpolish2nd_filt_p 000092F, whole genome shotgun sequence includes:
- the LOC103717309 gene encoding dynein light chain 2, cytoplasmic: MMEGKAVIGETDMLPTMQQDALRLAAKALDHFDITDSTEIARFIKMEFDCLYGPGWQCIVGTDFGSFVTHCCGCFIYFGIGSLAILLFRGGSAPEYDTDRLIDMKTVKA; this comes from the exons ATGATGGAGGGCAAGGCAGTCATAGGTGAGACTGACATGCTGCCGACGATGCAGCAAGATGCGCTCCGCCTCGCTGCGAAGGCCCTCGACCACTTCGATATCACAGACTCCACCGAGATAGCCCGCTTCATAAAGATG GAATTCGACTGTCTGTATGGCCCAGGTTGGCAGTGCATCGTAGGGACAGACTTTGGTTCCTTTGTGACGCACTGCTGTGGCTGTTTCATTTACTTCGGCATAGGCAGCCTTGCAATCTTGCTCTTCAGGGGTGGATCAGCACCTGAATACGACACGGACCGACTCATTGACATGAAGACAGTGAAGGCA